The sequence below is a genomic window from Thiomonas intermedia.
GCCGATCCAGCCCCAGACACCGATGGTGCCCATCAGCGTCAGCGCGATCAGAACAATACCCACAACAATGCGAAGAATGCGGTCGATGCCGCCAACGTTGAGTTTCATGGCCCACTCCTTGAAAAAGAATGTCGCCATTTGACACCGATTGGCGCGACACCACTGTGACTCCGGTCACATGGCTGCGGCGCGGCCAGAGCGTGTCAGCCCGAAAGGTCTCCCGCCGCCACTTGCCGCAACACGGCCGGCTGCAGGATGTCGATCCTCTCCCGAGAAAGAGCCACCCAGCCGGCCGCCTCGAAGCGTTTGAGCAGGCGGGTGACGATCTCGCGTGCGGTGCCCAGACGGTCGGCAAGTTGTTGATGCGTGCTCTGCAGGCGCGGCCCTTGACCCAGTAGCGCCTGCGCCAGGCGCTGGTCCAGTCGGTGAAACGCCAGGGCGTCGATGAGTGCGGTGAGGTCGGCCATGCGCGTGGCAAATTGCCCCAGGACGAAGCGGCGGAAGGCCGGGGTATGCTGAATCCATTGCTCAAACAGTGACGGGCGAATCATCCACAAGGCCCCGTCAGCCTGCATCTCCGCATGCGCCGAAAGTGTCTCGCCTGAAAAGAGGCTGGCCGATGAAACCAGGCAGATCTCGCCCGGCGTCAGGCGGTACATCTCCAGCTGTCGCCCCGAGGCTGCCATGCGGAACACCCGGGCCTCGCCTGAAAGCACCAGAGGAAACCCGCCACAATGCGCCCCGGGGGCAAACAGCTGCATACCCCTTGGCACCTGCATCGCAGCCGTGCCGCCAGCCCATTCCGCTTGCAATTCGGCGGTCGGCACGGCCGAGAGGGCCGGGTAAAGTTCTTGTA
It includes:
- a CDS encoding YgaP family membrane protein, which codes for MKLNVGGIDRILRIVVGIVLIALTLMGTIGVWGWIGIVPLVTGLFKFCPVYSLIGIKTCSMKK
- a CDS encoding Crp/Fnr family transcriptional regulator, translated to METLNELQELYPALSAVPTAELQAEWAGGTAAMQVPRGMQLFAPGAHCGGFPLVLSGEARVFRMAASGRQLEMYRLTPGEICLVSSASLFSGETLSAHAEMQADGALWMIRPSLFEQWIQHTPAFRRFVLGQFATRMADLTALIDALAFHRLDQRLAQALLGQGPRLQSTHQQLADRLGTAREIVTRLLKRFEAAGWVALSRERIDILQPAVLRQVAAGDLSG